From the genome of Leguminivora glycinivorella isolate SPB_JAAS2020 chromosome 26, LegGlyc_1.1, whole genome shotgun sequence, one region includes:
- the LOC125239611 gene encoding zinc finger protein 883-like isoform X2 has protein sequence MEMVNQCHCCLQRPAAKDMKTPYTLLGITEIYSDMLQECFAIDVSLGENVKSGICEECVGRLREAHNFKLQVQRSQNTLRESCLIELHIKEEDVNINMEDEGSHAASEDCVSQEDVNINTEDERSDAASEAACVSVPSGGVGCAEAERARQQLAMACCVRLARLRDSPRASQPCPAPPPATVQREPRTQPYTCDTCRRQFSSKLGLSKHISVTHKTSHTCGCCSKQFSYHILLLEHKKTHKEFICDICNKVLSNYSTLKSHKRIHAGKKYNCEICDRNFVRPDSLKKHHQRKHSLEKPFSCEECQRQFSERESFMKHIKRIHSKEISIREHINTHQEFICNICNKVLSNYSKLTIHQRIHTRVTCEICDENFASPDVLKLHYQRKHFGEKPFSCEECHMRFSDRQGLSKHKIIHSKDKPYACDTCGKLFLRLVSLQMHKEIHTKPKSFTCESCSEMFISKADLRKHSLIHTNIYACDLCPKRFNRKRDLKQHINRYNGQSHVAQKVFICDYCNKLILCKRSLVLHLKTHVDRKDYSCNVCHKALKTLSSLKRHEKIHTAVKPYACDICNKQFLRKDNFNEHVTTHAGKTTYSCGFCSLKFLSVSGKNLHEKTHISD, from the exons ATGGAGATGGTAAACCAGTGCCACTGCTGCCTTCAGCGACCCGCGGCGAAGGATATGAAGACTCCGTACACGCTGCTCGGAATAACGGAGATATACTCGGACATGTTACAAGAATGCTTTGCAATTGAT GTGAGTTTGGGTGAGAATGTCAAGAGTGGGATCTGCGAGGAATGTGTGGGACGGCTGAGGGAAGCGCACAACTTCAAGCTGCAAGTGCAGCGCAGCCAGAACACGCTGCGGGAAAGTTGTCTTATAGAACTCCATATCAAAG AGGAAGATGTCAACATCAATATGGAGGATGAGGGGTCGCACGCGGCTAGCGAAGACTGCGTCTCAC AGGAAGATGTTAACATCAATACGGAGGATGAGAGGTCCGACGCGGCGAGCGAAGCGGCCTGCGTCTCAG TGCCGTCGGGCGGTGTGGGGTGCGCGGAAGCGGAGCGCGCCAGACAGCAGCTCGCGATGGCTTGCTGCGTGAGGCTCGCGCGCCTCCGCGACTCCCCGCGCGCGAGCCAGCCgtgccccgcgccgccgcccgccacTGTGCAGCGAGAGCCCCGCACACAACCCTACACCTGCGACACTTGCCGACGACAGTTTAGTTCTAAGCTTGGTTTGTCCAAACACATATCAGTAACACATAAAACATCTCATACTTGTGGATGTTGTTCTAAACAGTTTTCTTATCACATTCTTCTTCTTGAACACAAAAAAACTCACAAGGAATTCATTTGTGACATATGTAATAAGGTACTATCAAATTATAGCACACTAAAAAGCCATAAGCGAATACATGctgggaaaaaatataattgtgaAATATGTGACAGGAATTTTGTACGTCCAGACTCATTAAAGAAACATCATCAGCGAAAACACTCTTTGGAGAAGCCCTTCAGTTGTGAAGAGTGCCAAAGGCAGTTCAGCGAAAGAGAAAGCTTTATGAAACATATTAAACGCATTCACTCGAAAGAGATTTCTATACGTGAGCACATAAATACCCACCAGGAATTCATTTGTAACATATGTAATAAGGTACTATCGAATTACAGCAAATTAACAATTCATCAGCGGATACATACTAGGGTAACATGTGAAATATGTGATGAGAACTTTGCAAGCCCGGACGTATTAAAGTTACATTATCAGCGAAAACACTTTGGAGAGAAACCTTTCAGTTGTGAAGAGTGCCACATGCGGTTCAGCGATAGACAGGGCTtaagtaaacataaaataattcacTCAAAAGATAAACCCTACGCCTGCGACACATGTGGTAAGCTATTTTTACGATTAGTTTCCCTGCAAATGCATAAAGAAATACATACAAAACCCAAATCTTTTACATGTGAATCGTGCAGTGAAATGTTCATAAGTAAAGCTGATTTACGTAAACATTCTTTAATTCACACAAATATTTACGCCTGCGATCTATGTCCCAAGCGATTTAATCGAAAACGGGACCTCAAACAACACATTAACAGATATAACGGGCAAAGTCATGTGGCGCAAAAGGTCTTTATCTGTGATTATTGTAATAAACTAATTTTGTGTAAGCGTAGCCTGGTCTTGCACTTGAAAACACACGTCGATCGGAAGGATTATTCCTGTAACGTATGTCATAAAGCATTAAAAACCTTGTCTTCTTTAAAACGACACGAGAAAATTCACACGGCAGTCAAACCTTACGCTTGCGACATATGTAACAAACAGTTTTTACGAAAGGACAATTTTAATGAGCACGTCACGACACACGCGGGTAAGACGACATATTCTTGCGGCTTTTGTAGCTTAAAGTTCTTATCTGTGTCTGGAAAGAACTTACACGAGAAAACTCACATAAGTGATTGA